From one Rhodovulum sp. ES.010 genomic stretch:
- the rarD gene encoding EamA family transporter RarD, translated as MEARNGVLAMVGACVIWGLSSMYYKLLAHVPPLEVLGHRTLWSLVFFGLVLAAQGRLTEIARLVARPRALAVVFLAALAISTNWFFFIFSIQTGHAVEASLGYYIFPLVAVALGFAFLGERHSAAKWVAVAMACIAVAGLTWGLGVAPWASLALAGTFGIYGLLKRAVPAGPVVSVTTEVLLLAPLALVWLWGVHAQGWTGLTGRHLATFGHDLSDSLLLMLSGPLTATPLILFSYASKRVSYATVGLVQYLNPTLQFLVATMVFREAFTPWHGFAFALIWAALALYSAESLRQERASRRASISVGTSGTT; from the coding sequence ATGGAGGCGCGCAACGGCGTCCTGGCAATGGTCGGGGCCTGCGTCATCTGGGGCCTGTCCTCGATGTACTACAAGCTCTTGGCCCATGTGCCCCCGCTGGAGGTGTTGGGCCACCGGACGTTGTGGTCGCTGGTCTTCTTCGGGCTGGTGCTGGCTGCGCAGGGGCGGTTGACAGAGATTGCGCGCCTGGTCGCGCGGCCCCGCGCGCTGGCTGTCGTGTTCCTGGCCGCGCTTGCGATCTCGACCAACTGGTTCTTCTTCATCTTCTCGATCCAGACCGGCCACGCGGTCGAGGCGTCCCTGGGCTACTACATCTTCCCGCTGGTTGCCGTGGCGCTGGGCTTTGCTTTCCTGGGGGAGCGGCACTCGGCGGCGAAATGGGTGGCCGTGGCGATGGCCTGCATCGCGGTCGCGGGGCTGACCTGGGGGCTGGGGGTTGCCCCCTGGGCGTCGCTGGCGCTTGCCGGCACCTTCGGCATCTACGGGCTTCTGAAACGGGCGGTGCCGGCCGGGCCGGTCGTTTCGGTGACGACCGAGGTGCTGCTGCTCGCGCCGCTCGCGCTCGTCTGGCTCTGGGGCGTTCATGCGCAGGGCTGGACCGGGCTGACCGGGCGCCATCTCGCGACCTTCGGCCATGATCTGTCGGACAGCCTGCTGCTGATGCTCTCGGGACCGCTGACCGCGACGCCGCTGATCCTGTTCTCGTATGCGTCCAAGCGGGTCAGCTACGCCACCGTGGGGCTGGTGCAATACCTCAACCCCACCCTGCAATTTCTTGTTGCTACAATGGTCTTTCGCGAAGCCTTCACGCCTTGGCACGGCTTCGCCTTCGCCCTGATCTGGGCCGCGCTCGCGCTCTACTCCGCCGAGAGCCTGCGGCAGGAAAGGGCGTCGCGCAGGGCCTCGATCAGCGTCGGCACATCCGGCACGACCTGA
- a CDS encoding pyridoxal phosphate-dependent aminotransferase, whose protein sequence is MKVSSRGDVDPFIVMDVMQAAARAEAKGARIIHMEVGQPGTPAPAAARAALAKAMEEEALGYTVGLGLPALRARIARLYGEWYGVDLNPDRVVVTPGSSGGFTLAFTALFDVGAKVGIGAPGYPSYKAILQALGLQAVMIDTEAQHRYQPVPEDLPADLDGLLVASPANPTGTMLDRDALAGLIDACAARGAAFISDEIYHGIEYERKAVTALEITDETYVINSFSKYFSMTGWRVGWMVVPEDHVRRVERLAQNLFICAPHAAQVVALAAIDCQDELQANKAVYRRNRELMMERLPKAGFEKIAPPDGAFYVYADVSDLTEDSRKFAAEILEKAGVAVTPGLDFDPARGAGTLRFSYARSTADIEEGLDRLTRFMAAR, encoded by the coding sequence ATGAAGGTTTCAAGCCGCGGCGATGTCGATCCCTTCATTGTGATGGATGTGATGCAGGCCGCCGCGCGCGCCGAGGCGAAGGGCGCCCGCATCATCCACATGGAGGTCGGCCAGCCCGGCACGCCGGCGCCCGCCGCCGCCCGCGCGGCCCTGGCGAAAGCCATGGAGGAAGAGGCGCTGGGCTACACGGTGGGCCTGGGCCTGCCCGCGCTGCGCGCCCGCATCGCGCGGCTATATGGCGAGTGGTACGGGGTGGACCTGAATCCCGACCGCGTGGTGGTGACGCCCGGCTCCTCGGGCGGGTTCACGCTGGCGTTCACCGCGCTCTTCGACGTGGGCGCCAAGGTCGGCATCGGCGCGCCGGGTTATCCGTCCTACAAGGCGATCCTTCAGGCGCTGGGGCTCCAGGCGGTGATGATCGACACCGAGGCACAGCACCGCTACCAGCCGGTGCCCGAGGACCTGCCCGCCGACCTTGACGGGCTGCTGGTGGCCTCGCCCGCGAACCCGACCGGGACGATGCTCGACCGCGACGCGCTGGCCGGGCTGATCGACGCCTGTGCGGCGCGCGGCGCGGCCTTCATCTCGGACGAGATCTATCACGGTATCGAGTACGAGCGGAAAGCGGTCACGGCGCTGGAAATCACCGACGAGACCTACGTCATCAACTCGTTTTCCAAGTATTTCTCGATGACCGGCTGGCGCGTCGGCTGGATGGTCGTGCCCGAGGACCACGTCCGCCGGGTGGAGCGGCTGGCGCAGAACCTGTTTATCTGCGCCCCCCACGCCGCGCAGGTGGTCGCGCTGGCCGCCATCGACTGCCAGGACGAGCTGCAGGCCAACAAGGCGGTCTACCGGCGCAACCGCGAGCTGATGATGGAGCGGTTGCCGAAGGCTGGATTCGAGAAGATCGCGCCGCCAGACGGGGCCTTCTATGTCTATGCGGACGTCTCCGACCTGACCGAGGACAGCCGCAAGTTCGCCGCGGAAATTCTTGAAAAGGCAGGCGTCGCGGTGACGCCCGGGCTCGATTTCGACCCGGCTCGGGGCGCGGGGACGCTCCGGTTCTCCTACGCCCGCTCGACGGCGGATATCGAGGAAGGGCTGGACCGGCTCACCCGCTTCATGGCCGCCCGCTGA